From Garra rufa unplaced genomic scaffold, GarRuf1.0 hap1_unplaced_004, whole genome shotgun sequence:
TTTTCACACAGGCAAGTACTTATAATGAAGATAAAAATAATGAAGGTTGATTTTAATCGAAAAGAGTATTTTTTCAGAAATGTCATAAGTTGTTGAGAAATTCAAGGCCATAAATTTAACCTGGAAAGCAGCCATACACATGGGTTTTACAAATATCAAAGTCCGAAAATATAGATTGCTATAGGTTCGTGGATGTAGCGACATTTTTATCagtaaaaaaagtaaacataCAGTAGGGTGACCATACATCCTCTTTCCCCCGGTCCTCTTTTTCCGTCTGGCCTAAATCGCCCAAAATGTCCGGGatttttgctttctacagtcgccattcattgtgtgcgttttGGTATTAAAGCCTTCCacgggactgttttcttaatcccgcTCCCCCAAACATTCTTATATTGAATAACATTTTCGTGCATCACAGAGTCGCTATCAATATTAGCAGGGTTACCAGGTTTTCACAAAAGAACCTGCCCAATTGCAACTCAAAACTACCCCAAAACTTTCCCAATCACGTTTCGAGGGGGTTCCTTGTTAAAAATCGAGTTCTGGGGATaagatacacttttttttttggtcaaagttcccctggtaaatttgcatttcagggctaaatatgacattattggggtcgcttaaACCCGCGGACATCAAAAACTACCCGTGGCAACAGTGTAAAAATAGACCAATTCCGCGGGAAAACCACAGACTGAGAAGTATTTAACTCGCTTTTGATGCAGCACGTATTGGATGTAGGTTTGCCAAATTTGCATTCTTTCCACGGAATTGGCCTGATTTTAAACAGTTGCAGGAGGTTTTCTTccgtgggttaaaagtttgaaatactgCATAAATTCTATTTGACTGAAATgtttgtattgaaacattttgcattctacctgtgataaaactgtggtagatattaaGGATGGCCATGgtggtaggaagctttttagctgtgtttatgatcaatctgcataatgttgactgtaaaatatgcagttttggtatggaaatgacatattttgataccaaaacttGGACCTTACCTGACCTacatcctcttttttttttttttttactaaaatatggtcaccctaacaTAGCCTACAGGCATGAAAACTTTCaaaaaaatatagcattttagtTTAAAGGGTTAAATGATAACAGAAATTTCTGATCTGCAAATGCAGGATGaaaaaacaaagtttttttttttttcagaacagcAGGCTggtttagaggggttttgaccacttctttagctggtcatGCTGGGAGAACAGCTttccgaccagctaaaaccagcttggccaggctaggagaccagctaaaaccagctacttcccagccaaccagcttgtttttttttagctttttgtttttttccccagcAACTATCCAGGTTGGAAACACATGGGggtttattgttaaaaaaaaaataaataaataaataaatgatagtaGCCtactataaacattttttttgtaaactaATGCATTCAGTctatttgcaattttttttatactttattatGTCTTTTAGTTTAATTAACACATTTAATACAGTTATGCAAgtgatttttttccttttaagacatttttttaacAACAGTTATACCTAATTTTTCCTTTAACTTTCTCTTCTGTTCATATTGTATAAttccattaatatttaataattaaaataaaatataaaatgcaaataatttttttaataggctAAATTACTGTCCTAAGTCACACGTTTTATCTTGAATTTACTGAAACGCCTTTAGAAAAGTGTAACAAAGTTGAAATGCTAAAAATGAATTAACAGTTgagtagagggtttgcacttacgtcacggtttggtcagttacctggatgcacggCCATTTTGGAGATTTTTAgaggtaaacaacagcatgcaTTGCATGTTTAATGTAGTACTGAATACGTTGAttagctaatttatgctgtctaaaccacagaaaaaaaaacatgtggaagctgctatatCATATAGAGAAGAAAATCAACAACACCCATTTACTGTTACGGTTACCTTCTTTCTAAATTAAAACTTTTCTTAATTTGTGGTAGGGCTGTAAAGTTTTTCAGTTCTTGCGTCCTGTCCCTGGAATTGTCCCTGTTTAACATCACGTTCAAAACAACTGGCACTTGCAAATACGCTGTAAAAGACCGACCAATATTTCATGCTGGCAATTGTGTACTGATTATTTTCACCACGAAAGGGCATTGAGAGTTACACTGATCGCTTGGTTAATCACCTcctcatttgtaaattttatggctgTGGCTTCTGGTCATGttcgcatccagctatttttagatgtacaaacagttttaccatttactgcaagttgttattcttctcgttatttccctatatcGGATAATGAAACGGAAGTCTCACCCATTACCTTACTTCCTCATTAAACAGGTTGATTGCCATAAAGAAATGAATCTGAACGAGATATCAATTATCAAAAGAGACATTGTTGTCGGTTTCAAGGCAGAGATTGGCACTGTAGTTAGTGACACGGACTGTTTTATTTGTGTGACTCAGTTCCTCTGAAGAGCATCTCAGTGGAGATTCGGGTTCAGGATCATGTAGCCACAGTGTCCTCCACTCTGCAGTATGTGAATGAGGAAGAGCGCCCCCTGGAGGCCTTGTTCGTCTTCCCTCTGCCTGCTGATGCTGCTGTCTGCCACTTCAGTGCCAAGATCGGAGAGCAGGAGATTGTGGCAGAGGTGCAGGACAGAGAAAGCGTGAGTCCAAGTACAAACATCAGCTCAGTTGCATGTATTTTTACTGTGCATCACAAAACTGTATCTTGCAGGCGAGGGATCAGTATGATGACGCTGTGAGTTCAGGTCAGCAGGCGTTTCTGTTGGAAGAGAGCGCAGAGAGTCCTGATGTGTTCAAACTGAGTGTCGGGTGTCTGTCGGCGGGTCAGAACGCTGCTGTCACCATCATCTACGTCACTGAGCTCGCTGTGCAGGACGACCACTCGCTGCGCTTCTGTCTGCCGGCTGTACTCAACCCCCGATACACACCAGCAGGTACTACAGCAGCTGCTTCAGGTTCAGATGCTGGTATAGTCTCAGAGATTTCATCAGGATGTGGAGCTGTTCCCTACACGCTGACTCTCAGTGTCCATGTGAGCTCTCCAAAGCCCATCTCCAAACTCGAGTCCAACTGCACTCTGGATCCTCTAGTGTTCGTCAACTCTGATCACACTCAGGCTACGGTACCGTGTGTCTTCATGTGTTTATCTGGATGTGTGAGCAGAGCAGTTTTATGCATgtgttgtttgtgtgtgtaggtGAATCTGAGTCCTGGTCACATGTTTGATAAGGACGTTGAGCTGTTTGTGTTCTATCAGGATACCCATCAGCCCTCTGCTATAGTGGAGGCAGGACTGACCACTGCCCCATCAGGTAGGACCTGTAACTCACTGGGGTTATGGGATTGAGTGATCACTGACTCTTTGGAGGGGGAAACCAGATTCCAATGTTAGATGTTCATAGTATTTAGTTTTTCATTTGAGACACagcttttctttatttatttcaggCTCTCTAATGAGGGACCCAGTGGTCATGATAAGTTTGTACCCAGAGTTCCCAGAGAAAGTGATGAAATCACTGGGAAATCAAGGCGAGTTTGTATTTGTGATTGACAGATCAGGCAGTATGGGCAGCATGATGCATCATGAGAGAGGAGCACAGAAACGGATAGACAGTGCTAAGGTATCTTGCTATTTCATGTTTTGAGTGATTTGAaaacataatcaaaataaaatagtaatttccagacaaagcattatgaaatctTTTACTTGGAGTTTTCAGCTACTGTCAGATCTAGTAccgcttcatctttcaacaaatgtttatTTGTGAACTGTCTGATACTGCCTCGATTGCAAAACAAATAGCTCTGAAATTCGAACAGTCCTCTGACATGATCCGACATGCCATTAAAAATAACTATCCACTTGTTCCTTACGCTGATATtcttctgatatctgtacaaagacaCAAATGAGTTGTTTAAAAACAAAAGCGTCAAAGTTaacattctttcactccatttaTCCTACTGAGGACAGACTCGAGCATGGGGACTGTGTCAGAATGCGAACATGGGACGTGACACTCATTGAAACTTAAATAATTTATTGAGCATACAAAGACCTTTTCTGTATCAAAAGATCAAGGAACATTTGGTTTCTCATGTCATCAACTTTTAAATATCTGTACATATCTTTCTATAGGACACTCTGCTGTTACTGTTGAAGAGTCTGCCCATGGGATGCTACTTCAATATCTATGGATTTGGCTCTCGTTTTGAGTCCATCTTCCCGTTAGTAACTAGATCTTCATTTATAGATATTCAATATTGAAATGTGTCTGTGGaaatgatttgtttgtttttgtctttgcAGTCAGAGTGTTGAGTACAATCAGGACACAATGGATCAGGCTCTGAAGAGAGTGAAGGAAATGCAAGCAGACATGGGCGGCACAGAGATTTTACAGCCTCTAAAACACATCTACAGTCAGCCCTGTCACCCTGATCAGCCCAGACAGGTACAACAATGTGCACCTGAACTACTTGGGTTTAAACAAGGTATAAACAAGATTTAAGACTCAGATGTTTTTCTCTCTTCAGCTGTTCATCTTCACTGATGGAGAGGTGTTTAACACTAAAGCGGTTCTGGATCTGGTGAAAAGTCACACTCACTCTCACAGGTAAAGGTCTGCTGGGTTTGATCTGTCCATCATTCATATCTTCATCACTAACAGTAACAGAGTTTATTGTGTCTTCAGGTGTTTCTCATTCGGGATTGGTGAGGGTGCAAGTGCCGCTCTCATCACAGGAATGGCCAGGGAGGGATCTGGTTACGCTCAGTTCATCACAGACACCGACCGCATGCAGCCCAAAGTAAAGCTCTCCACTGGATTTCACAGCCACAGATGTTTCCTAGTCAAATGTCTCAATGGTTTCTCTTTCTCTTCAAACTATATCAGGTGATGCAGTCGCTCAGGTTTGCACTGCAGCCCGCTGTGGTTAATATCTCTGTGGATTGGAGCCTTCCAGATGGAGTTACTGTTGACACACTGTCTCCACCCATCACTGTGCTCTTCCAGGGTCAAAGGACACTCATTTATGCCCAACTTAAAGGAGAGGTGAGATGATGTAGCGTGTGTTTCAGTGACTCTCATTTGTTTAGCTTATATAAATCTGCCTTTTCTCTCTCATAGAGTTCAGGAGGCTCTGAGGGAACAGTGACTGTCAGATACAGTTTTAAAGATCATCCAGTAACAAACCAGCTCCACTTCTGCCTCAAACCAACTTTGGAAACAGGGTAACACATATATTAGAAACACAATGAATTGAAGTGACATCAACTGTAAGTTTTTTGAATTCAACAAATTTCCTCTTTGTTTCTGCAGGTTGTCCATTCACCGGCTGGCAGTTCGGACCTTGATCCGTTCTCTAGAGCAGGAGGAGAGGTCAGGTGCTGCAGATGTTGAGGGCATCAGGAGCAGGATGGTGGAGCTCAGTGTTCAGGCAGGAGTGAGCAGTGTTCATACAGCCTTCATTGCTGTGAATAAAGACAACAGACAGACTGTGAAAGGACCCCTGCTGCAGAGAAGAGTGCAGACACGTGGTTAGTGCTCCAATTGCGTGTGTGTGCTATTTGATTGTGTATGCCTGTGAGGATACAACTGTGACCTTTTTTCCTTTCTATTTCAAAACCAATGTACCTCTCACAGACACATATTGTTGCTGTGTCTATTGGATGTGTCTGTTTTTGGCTATTTCTCCAGATAGCTCTCTGCCTGTAGCCGTTCAGTCAGCACACCCAGGGCTCTTAGGAATCATCAGGCAAGGTAAATGCACATCAGTGTATTACTAGTTTTTTGAAAAAGTTAAGTATCAAATGTTTTAAGCAGTAATTATTGTTTTTCATGGCATATTACATATTTGGtacattcaattatttatttaattctccattcctttattttttagttttgagTGCTTTAGTACTAACAGCTGTAGATGAGAAAGATGTgagattatttgtttgtttgtagggATGAACCTGCGGCATTTCAGTGATGGTAAGATAAATTATATTGTGTctattttcaggttttttttgtgtgtgtgttttggtgtatatatatatatatatatatatatatatatatcaggggTGTCCAATGTCGGTTCTGGAGAGCTTGTCCTCTGGAGAGCAAAACTCTTGTGGATGTGTCTGTTCTTGGCTGTTTCTCAAGATCTGAATTTGTTCTTACCCGATTTCTCTGCCAATAGATGCTAAATCCGCTCAGCCACCGGCCTTCAGAAGATCTAATTCATTGTCAGGTAAGTGCACCTCAGTGTAATAGTTGATTGTGACACtggaaaaatatgtattattggAAATATCAATTTTCCAATACTTAGTTCAACTAGGGTGTGATGCCAATGATATCCAAATTTTGTCTTAATATGCCAAATCCTTGCAGAAACTTAGCCTCAAGTTCTGTGTGGTGTGCTTGACATTAAATTCATAGAAGCAAATTCATCAGTCGACGATCTGTCTTGTAGAGATAACAACAACAACTAGATAGAAATTTTCATAACTTACTTATGATTCTGTGGGCTTCCATAGACTCAAGTGTGAAAGATGATTATGAAGAAGAGTGGGACAGTGAAGAAGACAAAGAAGGAGAAAGAACAGTCATGAAAACAGTGGGTGTGTACTTACCTTTAGTGCTTGGCCCTAAACAAACCTCAGACTTTATCTGTCCATTTTACCATTATTCTAAATGTGTGTTAATTTGTTCAGCTGCTCCTGTCCCCCAGAAGGACCTGTTACTCCAGCTGGTCTCTCTCCAAAAGGCGTCAGGCTGCTGGGATCTGGATGCCACACTGGCTGATGTGTTTGGGAAGACGGAGGAtgagctgaccaatcagaaaccAGCACAGGTGAGAGATGTAATGAAATAACAAGACAGCCATGATTGTGTCCAGTGTCCAGTGACAAATGGTTTGTCCACAGGTGGATGGGTCAGTATGGGCCACTCTCCTGGCTCTGATCTGGTTATACGGCTGTAAAATAGAGCAGCAGGTGGAGTGGCAGTTTGTGGCAATGAAGGCAGAGTCATGGATCGGCTCTCAGAAAGGTGAGATCTCCATTCCAGACCACATTCATTCAGTCAGCGTTTATCTGACGCACACACTGAtgatttgagtgtgtgtgtgtgtttcagtgggAGATCTGTctcagtgtgtgtgtgcgggGAATGTCCTGCTCGGATGTCAGGTGACCAAAGAGACTCTGGGAATCTGAAGACGTCAGCGTTTCTACATCCTGATCCATCAGAAGACCAAAGAACTGTTGATGTTTCACCATTTCTGTCAGGGTTTcattaaatttgtgttttattaGTTTAAATCAACACCATATTGTTATACAGAATATTTTAAATCTCATTGGGTTTCAAAATGAAATAATGATCAGAATAAACTAAAACATTTCCTGTTTCTTATAGTTgttgttgtgtttgtgtgtgtatcagtgtttatctgaagctgttagaccGGTTTTTAATCAATCAAAACATTTGTAAAGTTGAACTTTATTTAAATTTGGGTGCCAACACAATGCTGAGACTACTATTAAAGTGAAAAGAATCTTCCCAAGTTTTAATGCAATAATAAAACCAAACACACCATAAAATAGTCATATCATGATGTCCCTATATTTCAACATACATTTCATTTAGATAAAGTATGATGGCTACTACAAGAGCTATTGATATAACCAGGACAGATCAATAATGATGAACATCTTTGTATTACCATCTTTTAAAGGTTTTACACATGAATATGTTTAACGGAATACAATTTAGTGATTTTTCATATCATAATCTCTCTGTTCTACGATGGTCCATGAGACAGCAGCATCTCAATGAGGTACGAATTCAGCAAAAAATGTGAGACAGAATATCAATTGCTGCAGTCtgagtgtttaattcatttgaataaattaataaacatttaatacatatatatatactgtatgtgtgtgtgtatgtatatatatatatatatatatatatatatatatatatacatatacatacaggtccttttcaaaaaattagcatattgtgataaagttcattattttctgtaatgtattgataaacattagactttcatatattttagattcattagacacaactgaagtagttcaagccttttattgttgttatattgatgattttggcatacagctcatgaaaacccaaaattctcaaaaaatttgcatatttcatccgaccaataaaagaaaagtgtttttaatacaaaaaaagtcagccttcaaataattatgttcagttatgcactcaatacttggtcgggaatcctttttgcagaaatgactgcttcaatgtggcgtggcatggaggcaatcagcctgtggcactgctgtggtgttatggaggcccaggatgattcgatagcggccttaagctcatccaggaattttgggttttcatgagctgtatgccaaaatcatcaatatttaaaacaataaaaggcttgaactacttcagttgtgtgtaatgaatctaaaatctAAAGTCTAATGTTGATcagtacattactgaaaataatgaactttatcacaatatgctaattttttgaaaaggacctgtatatatatatatatttaaagtacAATATATTCAATACaccaatttttaatattaaatttatgaaaaagtggtttgaatgaataaatgactcactcataaaaacattactggataAATTAGcgttttttatattcaaaaataatgtTCATGTAATTATACTGACTGGATATTTAAAGTTTGAACACATATTAGTACATCTAGAcataaaacagtaatgtttttaacaTGTCACAGAATAAAGATCTAATCATGGTTTTGGAGTGGATTTTGGTACAGCATGTGCTGATGTACATTTTGATATTGTGTTTGATCATATTAGTTTTTATATGATCAAAGTAGAGCTGTTTAGAAACAAAACACATTCTCATAACATGGTTGTGTGATTTACCATCACACTACTACTTACAGCCCAAGCCACCTTCCTCTTCTCTTCCTCATCCTGCTTCTGCTCCTCCTCTCCCTGACCTGAGCTGCTCTTTGGAGGCTGTTTTTTGGCAGCTCTGAAGAAAGAGTGAAGCCTCCGCCACCACGTCTTCCTCTTTCTTTTCTCCTCAGCTCTTTCTGACTCCTTCCTCTCCTGCTTTTCCTTCTCCTTTTACCTTCTCTCCTTCGTCTTTTCCTACTCCTCCTATCTCCTCTCCTTCTCTTCCTACCTCTACACCTCTACctatacatttataatgtatgtATAGAACTAtacaatttaaagcaaaaacatttatttcattattgATAGCATTTTTTTAGCtaaattttgtaaatatatttggTATAAAAGACCAATGAATGCATATAACTTATCTAATGCAGAGATATTCCTACATGTAGTTTATATCCAACTACTTTTGGGGCAGTATTTCAGCACAAAATCTCTGGTCAagatgtctttatttatttattattcatttattagcTGTCAGTGTTTGTCATGTTGTTAGTTTCTCCAGTAGAGGGCGTCTGTTCAACCTGTAATATGTTCAGATTTAGATTACAGTCTGGCGAAATCTTAGTCTTAAACCTCCATTTCCGTGCAAAAGATactaaattaagaaaaaatagtTTATAAATGCAATAAAACGTTTTTAATGCAATTGAATACATTTAATGGAAGAATCAGCCATTATGTTTAGCGCCTGCATAGGACGTTTTCACTCCTACACTGTAGCTACTTAATATTCATGAGCTAAACCTACGCCTCAATTTAAATAACGTGACGCGTCAGAAATTGGACACAACGCAGAGTTAACGGTCTCTGATTGATTCTGCGGTGTTTGAACGACAGAAATCGTCTCTCCCTCAAACGATAGAAACTCTCAAGACATAGATCTTCTCATTTAATGACTCTGTCGGTAACCAAAGTTAAAAGTAGTAATGTTAGTGTTTGATGTTCACTTTTCATTCACTTTTGAAGTAACGTTAGGTCTTCTAGTCATTAAGTTTAACGGAGCGTGAGAATGGAGAACTTAGGTCTTCTCTCCGAGAAATATGTTCCAGGTATGATTTCACCTGTTTACTAATTATTACTCATGAAATAAACTAATATTACTGTTTCCTAAATTAAAAGAATGTTCTTTcttttaagaagtgtatttttcaCAAATGTTATGAAACATATGTCCCTTTCTCCTTTGTTAACCAAATTATAACGTTAGTTATCTATCTATACGTTCGTGTTCTTAAGGGAGTGTAATTTTAAATATAGTGTCtaatacaatctttttttt
This genomic window contains:
- the LOC141312729 gene encoding von Willebrand factor A domain-containing protein 5A-like translates to MEICGLVSRKNYPVPLKSISVEIRVQDHVATVSSTLQYVNEEERPLEALFVFPLPADAAVCHFSAKIGEQEIVAEVQDRESARDQYDDAVSSGQQAFLLEESAESPDVFKLSVGCLSAGQNAAVTIIYVTELAVQDDHSLRFCLPAVLNPRYTPAGTTAAASGSDAGIVSEISSGCGAVPYTLTLSVHVSSPKPISKLESNCTLDPLVFVNSDHTQATVNLSPGHMFDKDVELFVFYQDTHQPSAIVEAGLTTAPSGSLMRDPVVMISLYPEFPEKVMKSLGNQGEFVFVIDRSGSMGSMMHHERGAQKRIDSAKDTLLLLLKSLPMGCYFNIYGFGSRFESIFPQSVEYNQDTMDQALKRVKEMQADMGGTEILQPLKHIYSQPCHPDQPRQLFIFTDGEVFNTKAVLDLVKSHTHSHRCFSFGIGEGASAALITGMAREGSGYAQFITDTDRMQPKVMQSLRFALQPAVVNISVDWSLPDGVTVDTLSPPITVLFQGQRTLIYAQLKGESSGGSEGTVTVRYSFKDHPVTNQLHFCLKPTLETGLSIHRLAVRTLIRSLEQEERSGAADVEGIRSRMVELSVQAGVSSVHTAFIAVNKDNRQTVKGPLLQRRVQTRDSSLPVAVQSAHPGLLGIIRQGMNLRHFSDDAKSAQPPAFRRSNSLSDSSVKDDYEEEWDSEEDKEGERTVMKTVAAPVPQKDLLLQLVSLQKASGCWDLDATLADVFGKTEDELTNQKPAQVDGSVWATLLALIWLYGCKIEQQVEWQFVAMKAESWIGSQKGEISIPDHIHSVSVYLTHTLMI